One Bombilactobacillus folatiphilus genomic window, GTTAAGGCTGGATACAATTGAATTTTAGAAGTTTCACCTCAGTCAAATTTCAATAAGGACTAATTAATCAATGAAAAATTTAGCAATGCTTACGGATTTGTATGAGTTTACCATGGCCAATGGCTATGACGCTGTGGCTAAAGATAAACAAGGTATTTTCGATGTTTTCTTTCGGCAAATACCTGACAACGGTAGTTTTGTGATTAATGCTGGTGTACAGCAAGTCATTGAAACAGTGCAAAACTTACATTTTAATGATGAAGATATCAAATATCTGCAATCACTCCAGATTTTCAGTGCTGATTTTTTGGATTATCTGAAAGATTTTCAGTTTAACTGCTCTATCACAGCGATTCCTGAAGGGACCCCCGTTTTCCCACGCGAACCCGTGATGACCGTGCGTGGACCGTTAATTCAGACCCAACTTCTCGAAACTTTTATCCTCAATATTTTGAATCATCAATCGTTAATTGCTACCAAAGCCCGGCGAATCACTTTTGCAGCAGAACACAAACCCGTGATGGAGTTTGGAGCCCGCAGAGCACAAGGTCCTGACAGCGCTGTGTACGGTGCTCGCGCTGCCGTGATTGGTGGTTGTACGAGTACATCCAATATTTTAGCTGCACAAATGTTTGATATTCCTGCCGCGGGTACCATGGCGCATGCTTGGGTAGAATCTTTTCCCGATGAACTGACCGCTTTTCGCAAATGGGCTGAAATTTATCCTGACAACGCCTCTTTTTTAATCGACACTTACGACGTCTTAAATTCCGGTGTGCCCAACGCTATCACGGTGTTTAAAGAACTGTCGCAAAATGGACAAACTGTTAAAGGGGGGATTCGGATTGATTCTGGTGATATTACCCAATTAACGAAGAAAACGCGGCAAGCTTTAGATGAAGCTGGCCTTCCCCAAATTAAAATCACCGTTTCCAACGCTTTAGACGAAGAAGTGATTCAATCCTTATTAAACGAAGGAGCACCGATTGATAATTTTGGCGTTGGTGAAAAATTAATTACCAGTGCTTCTTCACCAGTTTTAAGTGGCGTCTACAAACTAGCTGCCGTTGTTGAAGATGGACAATTAATTCCGAAAATCAAAGTCAGTGCTAATCGTGGCAAGTTGACCTTACCGGGCATCAAAAAAACTTATCGTTTGTATTATCCTCAAACTCACCAAGCTTTTGCGGATGTAATTGCATTAGAAGATGAGGAGATTACCAACCGTTTAACTGTCGTTGATTCTAATCCGGTTTCGATCACCAAACCAATTCAACTCAGTGACTTTGAAGCGGTGGAATTATCTCAACCTATTTTTTTGAATAAACAGGTTCAACAACTCGAAACAGACGTATTCCAAATTCAACAGCATTGTCGTGAACAATTGACTCATTTGCCCAAAGCAACTCTGAGAATTGTAAATCCTGATGCTTATCCTGTTTACATCACCACTAAATTAGCGCAATTACAGACTGATCTGGTCAATCAGAATTTAAAAAATTAATTGTTATACTTTTTCACCAAGCACACAAAGAGTAACTTTTTTAGTTTATCTTTGTGTATTTTTTCGTAAATAAAGCTAGCATTCACAAAAATAAAGTGCTACTATTTGCTTGTGAATACGTTTGCATAATTTATTGAAGGTATGCAAACTTCATAAATTATTGCAAACGCTCAATTAATAAGATGGGAAGGTATAGCAATGAAGGCAGCTCGTATTTATGGCAAACAGGATTTAAGAATCGAAGATGTCGAATTAAAAGATCCTAAAGCCGATCAAGTCCAAATTAAGGTTAAGGACATTGGTATTTGTGGTAGCGATATTCATATGTATCAAGAAGGTACGGGGATTCCTTACAAAAAACATCCGTTAACTGGCAAAACGGTACCCGTCACTGAAGGTCATGAATTTTCCGGTGAAGTTGTTAAAATTGGTCAAGATGTCAAAGATATCGCCGTCGGTGATCACGTTTGTGTGGAACCAATTATTGCCTGTGGCAAATGCGAATTTTGCCGCAAAGGTTTATATAATTATTGTGAAAAGGGTGTTGGTCCTGACGGCAGTTTACAGTTCATCGGTTTTTCTGATGATGGGGCAATGGCTGAATATGTCAATGTCAAAGATATGTATACCTACAAGCTCCCTGACGGTATGGACTATGAATTAGGCGCTTTAGTGGAACCCACCGTAGTAACTTATCAAGCTGTCCGTGACAGTGGCTTAACTGCTGGGCAAAGTGTCGTTGTTTTAGGAGCTGGCCCCATCGGCTTGTTGACGGCTTTAGTTGCCAAATATGCTGGCGCGACAACTATTTATATCGCTGATTTAGCACAAAATCGGTTAGACAAAGCTAAAGAATTAGGCTTTACAGACGTTGTCAATTCAGGTGAAGTTAACTTAATTGACAACGTTCATGAAAAATTCCCGCAAGGCGTGGATGTGGTCTTCGAATGTGCCGGCGCTCAACCAACTTTGAATCAAGCTGTTCAATTAGTCGCTCCCGCTGGCGTCTTAGAAATTGAAGCTTTGTTTAACGGTAATTACACTTTGGACATCACAACATTGCAAAATAAAGGTGCCCGCGTTTATACCATGATGGGCTATGCCAATGGCTTCCCACAAACAATTGGTATTATTAATCAACACCGGGATACTTTCAAAAAATTAATTACCAAACGCATTAGTTTAGATGATGCTGAAGAGGGTATCAAATCCTTAATGACTGATAAAACGCAAGTGAAAGTCATGATTTCACCTGAATTATAAAATAATAATTTACGATACCAAAAAGGCCCAGAAATCAAAATTCCTGAGCCTTTTTTATTGTCCAATTTTAGTCTAAATTGTCACCATTAGTCGCAATTACTTGTTGATACCAATCAAATGATTTTTTCTTGTAACGCTTGAATGTTCCTTGACCGGCATTATCTTCATCAACATAGATAAAACCGTAACGCTTAGCCATCTCACCGGTGGAAGCACTAACTAAATCAATACAGCCCCACGGGGTATAACCCATCACATCAACGCCATCATCAATCGCTGAACGAATTGCTTCGATATGCTCCCGCAAATAATCAATCCGGTAATCATCAGCTACATAATGATTAGCATCCGGTTCATCAACGGCGCCCAAACCATTTTCGACCACAAAAACCGGTTTTTGATAGCGATCAGACAATTCATTCAACGCAATTCTTAACCCTGTTGGATCAATTTGCCAACCCCAATCACTGGCTTTCAAGAATGGATTTTTGACACCACCGATTAAATTACCAGCAACCGTGTCGTTATCATCTTTAGTCACTTCAACCACGGAAGACATGTAATAACTAAAACCAATATAATCAACGGGATACTTAGCGATTAAATCCAATTCTTCTTGCGTATAATCCAAATCACTTAATGCCACACCTTCACGCGCTAATAAACTCTTCGTATAAGCTGGATAATGACCGCGAACTTGCACATCCGCACAGAAGAAATTATTCGCCTGATTAGCCTGTAAAGCCGCCAATTGATTGACTGGATTAGCATCATAACTATAAGTCGTCGCGTACAAAATCATGCAACCAATTTGTAAATTAGGATCTAATTCATGCCCAATTTTAACTGCTTTAGAACTAGCCACAAATTGATTATGCCAAGCTTGATAAATATTTTTCCGATTATTGGCGCCATTAGCGACTACTAAGCCTTGGCTCATCACTGGAAAATGTGCAGCACTGTTGATTTCGTTGAAAGTCATCCAATATTTGACTTTATCATGATAACGATTCAAGACAACTTGGGCAAAACGTTCGAAAAAGCCAATTAATTTTTTGTTTTTCCAACCACCATAAGTTTTCACCAAATTCAATGGTAATTCATAATGAGAAATCGTAATGACCGGTTCAATCTTATATTTCAAACATTCATCAATTAACTCATCATAAAATTTCAAACCTGCAGCATTCGGTTCTGTTTCATCACCCTGTGGAAAAATCCGGGACCAAGCGATTGAAAATCGATAGCACTTAAAACCCATTTCAGCAAATAAAGCAATATCCTCTTTAAAATGATGATAATGATCAATTCCCACATGATTAGGGTACACATATTTGGATTCGTCCATTGAAAAATCAAATTGAGGATCATTCATTATTTCGATCCGTTGACGACCTTGCGGCATAATATCGGGTAAAGATAAGCCCTTACCATCAGCTTGGTAAGCTCCTTCTAACTGATTAGCTGCCGTGGCGCCACCCCATAAGAAGTTCTCCGGAAACTTTGTTGTTGTCATAAAGATCCTCCCTTAATAAAATACGTAATTTAGCAATATTATATCATTTTATCAATCTGAAATTAAAGCGCAATCAATTTTCCAACACAGAATGATTGTTTTTTAATAAAGTAACTTGTTTTTTAACAGATATGGAGTTATAGTGTGGTAGTACACATATGTAGGAACCGTACACTCAGAGAAAAGGATGTTAACAATTTATGAAAAAGAAAACCAAATGGATCACCATTATTATTATTGTCCTCATTATTTTAATTGGCGGACTTTGGCTGCTTAATAGCCATCAAAACGCCAAAAAATCTGATCAGCACACACGACCACATCAACATACTTACGTTGTCAAAGCGGCTAGTCCCTTAGAGCTGTCTGGAACGGTCACTTATCAACAAAAATATGATTTAATCAAAGTTCAAAGTTGGCAATTACTCGTACAAAACGGCGCTAGTGTTTGGAAAGGTGAAAAACTGGATACTACGGGTCAATTAGCCCCCGCTAATGGTATTTTTGAGCTAGGTAATAATCAAAACAGTATTTATACCACACCTTTTAAAGCCCAGGGAACAATTTCTGAGTATGACTTAGACAAACTCAATGTCGGCGATCAAGTTAATATCAAATCGTTAACCCAACAAAAACAAGCATCACAAACTGCACAGATAACTTATCTGCAACTCAATGCTGATAAAAATTCTTCGGGTGTTTCTTATTACAACTTTGAAACGACATTGCCGCCAGTCTATCGTTTAGGCCAACATGTCATTATTTCAGTTCCTTCCAAATATTCCCAAATTGCTAAAAAAGCCGTGCACAATCACCAAGTTAAATTGAAAGATGGAACCAAAAAAGCACTGACAGCCGACCAAATCAAGCAATCCGATAATCAATACGATTATGTCGATCAAAGTTATTTAGCACCGCAAACTAAATTAGTGTATAAGGACAAATAAATGGCAGATGTAATTCAACTTTCCCAAATTCAAAAAACTTATGACCGACAATCTGCCTATGCCTTGAATATTCCCAGTTTAACCATTCAAGATGGTGAATTTGTCGCAATTATGGGGCCTTCAGGTTCGGGTAAATCTACTTTTATCAACATTTTAGGTTTACTCGACACTGCCTATCAAGGTCAGTATCAACTCAATCAAAAAGATGTTCATCAAATCAAAAGTGATCGCAAATTATCACGATTGCGGAATCAATATTTAGGCTTCGTTTTTCAAAATTTTAAACTACTGCGCAATTATACAGTTTTAGATAATATTAATTTGCCGCATATTTATAGCAAGAAACCATTTGCTTCACAAAAAGCGCGGATTTTACAAATCTTAGATCAAGTCGGTCTCAAAGATCAGGCGCACAAGTATCCAACGCAACTTTCGGGGGGGCAACAACAGCGAGTTTCCATTGCTCGGGCGCTAATCAATGACCCTCAAATCATTATTGCCGATGAACCGACGGGCGCTTTAGATTCAGCCACTTCGCTGAAAATCATGGATCTCATGCAGCAATTGCATCAAGAACAGCATAAAACGATTATCATGGTCACGCATAGCGAACTGGTCGCCGAATATGCCGATCGAACAATCAAAATCAAAGATGGGCGGTTATATCAATGAAATTTTTGAATAATTTACGAATCGCTCTGAGCAGTGTTAAAAAGCGTTTTTTTCGAAATCTGGTTTCAATTAGTGGCATTGTCGTCGGCACATTAAGTGTGTTACTAATCCTCGGACTGGGCAACGGCTTAAGTCAAATGCTCACTCAAAATATGTTCAAGGGTTTCAGCGGTGACAAACTAAAAATTTCTTATATTCCTAACGACACCGCAGGCACTTTTCAGAAGTCCGATGTTCAACTCATTCAACATTTACCTCAGGTCAAAAAGGCAAAATTAATTGATGATAATGTCGAAGCTTATCAAAACGTCACTTGGAAAGGCAAAGGCAAATCGCTCCGATTACAAGTAATCAAAAAGGGCTCTCATGAAAATCAGCTAAATACGATTGCATTGAATCGTTACGATATCAAGGGTTCTGCGCTGGACAATATCCAAATTGGCGATTATGTTTATATCCAGAACATTCCGTTTAAAGTGCGTCAATTTTATAATGACCCGATGCTTTTAATTAGCGGTGATAATTCGGGCGCCAAAATCACGCAACACGATTACCAAATTTTAAAAGGACGCCACCACGCTAATTACTCTGAGATGGACGTAACTTTAGCGAAAAATTTAACCACTAGTCAATCCACTCAGATTAAAAATAAAATTTTAACGACCTTGCAAGAAAAGGGTGCTTATCATACTTTAGGCGATTACTTTTGCCCTGACGCTAGCGCTGCTAAAAAACAGCTTGATCAAATCGTTCGCGGGATTGCAGTCTTTATAGCGGTTATCGCAGGGATTTCTTTGGTAACTGCTGGGATGGGCATTATGACCACGATGACGGCTAATATCGCTGAACGTACGCAAGAAATTGGTTTGCGTCGTTCCATCGGTGCCAGCAAACATGATATTACCCTCCAATTTTTGTTAGAAGGAACTTTATTAACGTTATCCGGTGGTCTGATTTCCGCAATTTTGGCAGTCATCATTCAATTAGGCGTGAACTCATTAAAACTCCATGGCTTCGCAATGCACGTCACAGCCACCAATTTCACAACAGTTTTATTAATTGTCTTTGTCATCGGCTTAATCTTTAGTTACGCCCCTGCTCGTAAAGCAGCCAAACAAAATATTGTGGATTTAATTCGCTAACAAAAACGCGAACGACAAACCAATTCAATTATGTATTCAAAATAGCCATTTTCATAACCGAAAATAGCTATTTTTTTCGATTATTTTTAGTGCAAAACATATCATTAGACACTGATCAATTC contains:
- a CDS encoding glycoside hydrolase family 1 protein, producing the protein MTTTKFPENFLWGGATAANQLEGAYQADGKGLSLPDIMPQGRQRIEIMNDPQFDFSMDESKYVYPNHVGIDHYHHFKEDIALFAEMGFKCYRFSIAWSRIFPQGDETEPNAAGLKFYDELIDECLKYKIEPVITISHYELPLNLVKTYGGWKNKKLIGFFERFAQVVLNRYHDKVKYWMTFNEINSAAHFPVMSQGLVVANGANNRKNIYQAWHNQFVASSKAVKIGHELDPNLQIGCMILYATTYSYDANPVNQLAALQANQANNFFCADVQVRGHYPAYTKSLLAREGVALSDLDYTQEELDLIAKYPVDYIGFSYYMSSVVEVTKDDNDTVAGNLIGGVKNPFLKASDWGWQIDPTGLRIALNELSDRYQKPVFVVENGLGAVDEPDANHYVADDYRIDYLREHIEAIRSAIDDGVDVMGYTPWGCIDLVSASTGEMAKRYGFIYVDEDNAGQGTFKRYKKKSFDWYQQVIATNGDNLD
- a CDS encoding nicotinate phosphoribosyltransferase — protein: MKNLAMLTDLYEFTMANGYDAVAKDKQGIFDVFFRQIPDNGSFVINAGVQQVIETVQNLHFNDEDIKYLQSLQIFSADFLDYLKDFQFNCSITAIPEGTPVFPREPVMTVRGPLIQTQLLETFILNILNHQSLIATKARRITFAAEHKPVMEFGARRAQGPDSAVYGARAAVIGGCTSTSNILAAQMFDIPAAGTMAHAWVESFPDELTAFRKWAEIYPDNASFLIDTYDVLNSGVPNAITVFKELSQNGQTVKGGIRIDSGDITQLTKKTRQALDEAGLPQIKITVSNALDEEVIQSLLNEGAPIDNFGVGEKLITSASSPVLSGVYKLAAVVEDGQLIPKIKVSANRGKLTLPGIKKTYRLYYPQTHQAFADVIALEDEEITNRLTVVDSNPVSITKPIQLSDFEAVELSQPIFLNKQVQQLETDVFQIQQHCREQLTHLPKATLRIVNPDAYPVYITTKLAQLQTDLVNQNLKN
- a CDS encoding alcohol dehydrogenase catalytic domain-containing protein is translated as MKAARIYGKQDLRIEDVELKDPKADQVQIKVKDIGICGSDIHMYQEGTGIPYKKHPLTGKTVPVTEGHEFSGEVVKIGQDVKDIAVGDHVCVEPIIACGKCEFCRKGLYNYCEKGVGPDGSLQFIGFSDDGAMAEYVNVKDMYTYKLPDGMDYELGALVEPTVVTYQAVRDSGLTAGQSVVVLGAGPIGLLTALVAKYAGATTIYIADLAQNRLDKAKELGFTDVVNSGEVNLIDNVHEKFPQGVDVVFECAGAQPTLNQAVQLVAPAGVLEIEALFNGNYTLDITTLQNKGARVYTMMGYANGFPQTIGIINQHRDTFKKLITKRISLDDAEEGIKSLMTDKTQVKVMISPEL
- a CDS encoding ABC transporter ATP-binding protein, with the protein product MADVIQLSQIQKTYDRQSAYALNIPSLTIQDGEFVAIMGPSGSGKSTFINILGLLDTAYQGQYQLNQKDVHQIKSDRKLSRLRNQYLGFVFQNFKLLRNYTVLDNINLPHIYSKKPFASQKARILQILDQVGLKDQAHKYPTQLSGGQQQRVSIARALINDPQIIIADEPTGALDSATSLKIMDLMQQLHQEQHKTIIMVTHSELVAEYADRTIKIKDGRLYQ
- a CDS encoding ABC transporter permease, encoding MKFLNNLRIALSSVKKRFFRNLVSISGIVVGTLSVLLILGLGNGLSQMLTQNMFKGFSGDKLKISYIPNDTAGTFQKSDVQLIQHLPQVKKAKLIDDNVEAYQNVTWKGKGKSLRLQVIKKGSHENQLNTIALNRYDIKGSALDNIQIGDYVYIQNIPFKVRQFYNDPMLLISGDNSGAKITQHDYQILKGRHHANYSEMDVTLAKNLTTSQSTQIKNKILTTLQEKGAYHTLGDYFCPDASAAKKQLDQIVRGIAVFIAVIAGISLVTAGMGIMTTMTANIAERTQEIGLRRSIGASKHDITLQFLLEGTLLTLSGGLISAILAVIIQLGVNSLKLHGFAMHVTATNFTTVLLIVFVIGLIFSYAPARKAAKQNIVDLIR